In Anaerostipes hadrus ATCC 29173 = JCM 17467, a single genomic region encodes these proteins:
- a CDS encoding glucosaminidase domain-containing protein — MRRKIMTAFVCAIMTISVIPVYADDTQTDQAVTTEVSTETAATVQETKRTQSKEQQKKKTTSKKHTKTKKTKLKKKEENKVIPMPTQVISKSSSDTIEGRIKDKQAKVKQLKKQKAKIEEEIRLEQQKARSINEFYKKYTANSKAEIALYGQEITPSMKISKKDEQLRDDLYELADLFGDENLRTIASKYVFGINHPDFETLLDKNETIQLDQYLKNEQILPIKPMEEKVQTIKKQIKKFKGEIKKEEQTRYFNPNDVSALSHITVSDAKHILEGTALYDDAKAYVKAEEKYHVNAVFLMGIAAHESAWGTSRRAREDNNLTGYGVTSDHAKGINKSTKEAGLLATAETLHEKYLTSGGSYYVGTSAAAVNKHYCVGGEWAAAVVKNAYLLMNRL; from the coding sequence ATGAGACGTAAGATTATGACAGCATTTGTATGCGCGATTATGACAATCTCTGTAATACCGGTTTATGCAGATGATACACAGACCGATCAGGCAGTGACAACAGAAGTTTCTACCGAAACAGCAGCAACGGTGCAAGAAACAAAAAGAACGCAAAGTAAAGAACAGCAGAAGAAAAAGACAACAAGCAAGAAACATACTAAGACAAAGAAGACAAAATTAAAGAAAAAGGAAGAAAACAAAGTCATTCCAATGCCAACACAAGTGATCAGTAAGAGTTCTTCGGATACGATCGAAGGAAGGATCAAGGATAAACAGGCGAAAGTGAAACAGTTGAAAAAACAAAAAGCAAAGATTGAGGAAGAGATTCGCCTGGAACAGCAAAAAGCACGATCTATAAATGAATTTTACAAAAAGTATACAGCAAATTCCAAGGCGGAGATTGCTTTATATGGGCAGGAGATCACTCCTTCTATGAAGATTTCTAAAAAAGATGAGCAGTTAAGAGATGATTTATATGAGCTTGCAGATTTATTTGGAGATGAGAATCTGAGAACGATCGCAAGCAAATATGTTTTTGGAATCAATCATCCGGATTTTGAGACTTTGCTTGATAAGAATGAAACGATTCAGCTTGATCAGTATTTAAAGAACGAACAGATACTTCCGATCAAACCAATGGAAGAAAAGGTTCAGACGATCAAGAAGCAGATCAAGAAGTTCAAAGGAGAGATCAAAAAAGAGGAACAGACAAGATATTTTAATCCAAATGATGTCAGTGCTCTAAGTCATATCACAGTTTCAGACGCTAAACATATCTTGGAAGGAACTGCTTTGTATGATGATGCGAAAGCTTATGTCAAGGCGGAAGAAAAATATCATGTGAATGCAGTCTTTTTGATGGGAATCGCTGCACATGAAAGTGCATGGGGCACGAGCCGCCGTGCGAGGGAAGATAATAATCTGACAGGATATGGTGTAACATCGGATCATGCAAAAGGAATTAACAAATCAACGAAAGAAGCAGGACTTTTAGCAACTGCAGAAACTTTACATGAAAAATACCTGACATCAGGTGGAAGTTACTATGTTGGAACTTCTGCGGCAGCAGTGAACAAACATTACTGTGTTGGCGGAGAATGGGCGGCAGCAGTTGTAAAGAATGCTTATTTATTAATGAATCGTTTATAA
- a CDS encoding metal-sensing transcriptional repressor — translation MEEKKECCCHHKTKERSDKEYKDLINRLSRIEGQVRGIKKMVENDTYCTDILVQVSAVNAALNSFNKVLLANHIRTCVAEDIREGKDETIDELVKVLQKLMK, via the coding sequence ATGGAAGAAAAAAAAGAATGTTGTTGTCATCACAAGACAAAAGAACGTTCAGACAAAGAATATAAAGATCTTATTAATCGTCTAAGCCGTATTGAAGGACAAGTTCGTGGAATAAAAAAGATGGTAGAGAATGATACTTATTGTACCGATATTTTAGTTCAGGTATCTGCTGTCAATGCAGCTTTAAATAGTTTCAATAAAGTCCTTCTTGCTAATCATATCAGAACTTGTGTAGCAGAAGATATCCGAGAAGGAAAGGATGAGACGATTGATGAATTAGTAAAAGTTCTACAAAAACTAATGAAATAA
- the feoB gene encoding ferrous iron transport protein B — protein sequence MTLKELQIGKSAVIKSVGSHGALRQHFLDMGMIPGVEITVVKLAPMGDPMEVQIHGYELTLRLEEADQIEIDPIVERSRSHKGAEYMRTFEHPGLGEEGKYHSKEDEHPLPEGTQLTYALVGNQNCGKTTLFNQLTGANQHVGNFPGVTVDRKDGAIKGHPETNVTDLPGIYSMSPYSSEEIVSRNFVLEDKPKAIINILDATNIERNLYLTMQLLEMDIPMVVALNMMDEVVGNQGSINVNEMESLLGVPVVPISAAKNEGVDEVVKHALHIAKYQEKPLRQDFCDKEDHNGAVHRCIHAVIHLIEDHAEKAQIPVRFAATKAIEGDHLILEQLKLDQNEMEMLEHIVKQMETERKLDRSAAIADMRFDFIESLCEQTVVKPKESKERIRSEKIDRVLTGKYTAIPCFVGIMVLVFYLTFNVIGAWLQGILQLGIDKISVLTDQALTAAHVNHVIHSLVIEGIFTGVGSVLSFLPIIVTLFFFLSLMEDSGYIARVAFVMDKVLRKIGLSGRSIVPMLIGFGCTVPAVMATRTLTSERDRKMTILLTPFMSCTAKLPIYSFFVNAFFPKRGGLIMAGLYLSGIMIGILIAFLYKGTLFKGEPVPFVMELPNYRLPGVKNVAQLLWEKAKDFLQKAFSVILVATIVVWFLQRFDLQLNMVEDSAHSILAMVAGVLVPVFSPLGLGDWRIVTSLISGFMAKESVVSTLGVLFNGNITAAITPLAASSLLVFSLLYSPCVAAIASVKRELGTRWAVGLALWQCMIAWIAALIVRFIGLII from the coding sequence ATGACACTAAAAGAATTACAGATTGGTAAGAGTGCAGTGATCAAAAGTGTTGGCAGTCATGGTGCATTAAGACAACATTTTCTTGATATGGGAATGATCCCTGGTGTTGAGATCACAGTAGTAAAGCTTGCACCAATGGGTGACCCTATGGAAGTACAGATTCATGGGTATGAACTGACTCTTCGATTAGAAGAAGCCGACCAGATTGAAATTGATCCAATTGTAGAAAGAAGCAGAAGTCATAAGGGTGCGGAATATATGAGAACTTTTGAGCATCCGGGATTAGGGGAAGAAGGTAAATATCATTCCAAAGAAGATGAACATCCACTTCCAGAGGGAACACAATTGACTTATGCATTAGTCGGTAATCAAAACTGTGGAAAAACAACATTATTTAATCAGTTGACTGGTGCCAATCAGCATGTTGGAAATTTTCCAGGTGTAACAGTCGATCGAAAAGATGGTGCGATCAAAGGACATCCTGAAACAAATGTAACGGACCTTCCAGGAATTTATTCGATGTCACCTTATAGTAGTGAGGAGATTGTTTCCAGAAACTTCGTACTAGAAGACAAACCAAAGGCGATCATTAATATTTTAGACGCGACAAATATCGAACGAAATCTTTACCTTACTATGCAGTTATTAGAGATGGACATTCCAATGGTGGTTGCCTTAAATATGATGGATGAAGTTGTTGGGAATCAAGGATCGATCAATGTCAATGAAATGGAATCATTGCTAGGTGTTCCAGTTGTTCCGATTTCAGCGGCAAAGAATGAAGGAGTCGATGAAGTCGTAAAACATGCACTTCACATTGCAAAATATCAGGAAAAACCATTGCGGCAGGATTTTTGTGATAAAGAAGATCATAATGGAGCAGTGCATCGTTGTATTCATGCAGTAATACATTTGATTGAAGATCACGCAGAAAAGGCACAGATACCGGTTCGTTTTGCAGCGACAAAAGCTATTGAAGGAGATCATTTGATCTTAGAACAATTAAAGCTTGATCAAAATGAAATGGAAATGTTAGAGCATATTGTCAAGCAGATGGAGACAGAACGTAAGTTAGATCGAAGTGCAGCAATCGCAGACATGAGATTTGATTTTATTGAGAGTTTATGTGAACAGACCGTTGTTAAACCAAAAGAAAGTAAAGAACGGATTCGAAGTGAAAAGATCGATCGAGTTCTAACAGGAAAGTATACAGCAATTCCTTGTTTTGTAGGAATCATGGTTTTGGTATTCTATCTTACATTTAATGTGATCGGGGCCTGGCTTCAAGGAATCTTGCAATTAGGAATTGATAAAATCTCAGTGCTTACAGATCAGGCATTAACTGCGGCTCACGTGAATCATGTGATCCATAGTCTGGTGATTGAAGGAATCTTTACTGGTGTAGGAAGTGTATTAAGCTTTTTACCGATCATTGTAACCTTATTTTTCTTCTTATCATTAATGGAGGACAGTGGATACATAGCAAGAGTGGCATTTGTTATGGATAAAGTGCTTCGAAAGATTGGATTGTCTGGACGAAGTATCGTTCCGATGCTGATCGGGTTTGGATGCACAGTTCCTGCGGTTATGGCAACAAGGACTTTAACGAGTGAGCGAGATCGTAAGATGACAATTCTTTTAACACCATTTATGAGCTGTACAGCCAAGCTGCCAATTTATTCTTTTTTCGTGAATGCCTTTTTTCCAAAACGTGGTGGTCTTATTATGGCAGGATTATATTTATCAGGAATCATGATAGGTATTTTGATTGCATTTTTATATAAGGGAACGTTATTTAAAGGAGAACCAGTGCCATTTGTTATGGAGTTACCAAATTACAGACTTCCAGGAGTGAAGAATGTAGCACAATTATTATGGGAGAAAGCGAAAGATTTCTTACAGAAAGCATTTTCTGTGATTTTGGTCGCCACGATCGTTGTATGGTTTTTACAGAGATTTGATCTGCAGTTAAATATGGTAGAAGATTCTGCACATAGCATTTTAGCAATGGTAGCTGGTGTGTTAGTACCAGTTTTTTCACCATTAGGATTGGGAGATTGGAGAATCGTGACATCATTGATCAGTGGATTTATGGCAAAAGAAAGTGTAGTTTCAACATTAGGAGTTTTATTCAATGGAAACATCACAGCGGCGATCACACCATTAGCCGCAAGTTCTTTATTAGTATTTAGTTTGCTTTATTCTCCATGCGTTGCGGCCATCGCATCTGTAAAACGTGAACTAGGAACAAGATGGGCGGTTGGTCTGGCATTATGGCAATGTATGATTGCATGGATTGCAGCATTAATCGTAAGATTTATTGGATTAATAATTTGA
- a CDS encoding type II toxin-antitoxin system VapC family toxin, with the protein MKILIDTNVILDVLCDRTDFVESSSKIWKLCEVEKIDGYISALSIPNIVYILRKELTPEKTQQIIEQLFMIFHIADLKSSDIRKAANMKTSDYEDAIQMVCAQRMKVDFIVTRNIKDFIESKVPAMKPDELLERI; encoded by the coding sequence ATGAAAATATTGATTGATACAAATGTAATCCTGGATGTATTATGTGACAGAACTGATTTTGTAGAAAGCTCTTCAAAAATCTGGAAGTTATGTGAAGTAGAAAAAATTGATGGATATATTTCAGCATTATCTATTCCAAATATTGTTTATATTTTGAGAAAAGAATTAACACCAGAAAAAACTCAGCAAATTATTGAACAGCTGTTTATGATTTTTCATATTGCTGATCTAAAGTCTTCTGATATAAGAAAAGCGGCGAATATGAAAACTTCTGATTATGAAGATGCGATTCAAATGGTATGCGCACAGCGAATGAAAGTAGATTTTATTGTAACTCGTAATATCAAGGATTTTATCGAAAGTAAAGTACCTGCTATGAAACCTGATGAATTATTAGAACGGATATGA
- a CDS encoding AAA family ATPase translates to MPVFDFSNDTSEIKEEVVCTYTTFSSNVDHATIECPILILSNKKKQWEHHSCGVFSDQDKQTAFEFEGEDGTVISDILKLDSRFVSLVRWLGENHIHVRLSGENTVEGYCVYKIREIALGGGTKLSAEDGFLQFMIERLFQSDAPDERITDENLDEMGDDMKLTSIQSITDFMTCAGSTLPDNIRLWARRNLAVAKSHEVSQEERRHAQRALSIMMNIQWKSNYFKAIDPEEARRILDEELYGMERVKQRIIETIIQINRTHTLPAYGLLLVGPAGTGKSQIAYAVARILKLPWTTLDMSSINDPEQLTGSSRIYANAKPGIIMDAFSMAGESNLVFIINELDKANSGKGNGNPADVLLTLLDNLGFTDNYMECMIPTVGVYPIATANEKDQISAPLMSRFAVIDIPDYTPEEKKAIFQRFALPKVLKRMGLKDNECIMTDEALDAVIEMYSETTGIRDLEQAAEHIAANALYQIEVHHMNSVTFDGAMVRNLLL, encoded by the coding sequence ATGCCAGTATTTGATTTTAGTAACGATACATCAGAAATAAAAGAAGAAGTAGTCTGTACTTATACAACATTTTCTTCGAATGTAGATCATGCTACGATAGAATGCCCTATCTTGATTTTATCAAACAAGAAGAAGCAGTGGGAGCATCATTCCTGTGGTGTATTTTCTGATCAAGATAAGCAGACAGCCTTTGAATTTGAGGGAGAAGATGGAACAGTAATATCTGATATCTTAAAATTAGATTCCCGTTTTGTAAGCCTGGTCAGATGGCTTGGAGAGAATCATATTCATGTCCGCTTATCTGGGGAGAATACAGTAGAAGGTTATTGTGTATACAAGATCAGAGAAATTGCTCTTGGCGGTGGCACCAAATTATCTGCAGAAGATGGTTTCCTTCAGTTTATGATCGAACGTTTATTCCAAAGTGATGCACCAGATGAACGGATCACTGATGAAAATCTTGATGAGATGGGTGATGATATGAAACTTACCAGCATCCAGAGTATCACAGATTTTATGACATGTGCCGGAAGTACGCTGCCTGATAATATTCGTCTATGGGCAAGAAGAAATCTTGCTGTTGCAAAATCTCATGAAGTTTCACAAGAAGAGAGACGTCATGCCCAGCGTGCATTATCCATCATGATGAACATCCAATGGAAGAGTAATTATTTTAAAGCGATCGATCCTGAAGAAGCAAGACGGATTCTTGATGAAGAACTCTATGGTATGGAACGTGTGAAACAAAGAATCATTGAAACGATCATTCAGATCAATCGTACACACACGCTGCCTGCTTATGGATTATTATTAGTTGGACCTGCTGGAACAGGAAAATCTCAGATCGCTTATGCGGTTGCAAGAATTTTAAAACTTCCATGGACAACTCTTGATATGAGCTCCATTAACGATCCAGAGCAGTTAACGGGAAGTTCCCGTATTTATGCAAATGCAAAACCAGGGATCATCATGGATGCATTTTCCATGGCAGGAGAATCAAATCTTGTATTTATCATTAACGAGCTTGATAAAGCCAATTCAGGAAAGGGAAATGGAAATCCTGCAGATGTTTTACTAACATTGCTTGATAATCTCGGATTTACCGATAATTATATGGAATGTATGATCCCAACAGTTGGAGTATATCCAATTGCCACTGCAAATGAAAAAGACCAGATCAGTGCACCATTGATGTCACGTTTTGCAGTCATTGACATCCCTGATTACACACCGGAAGAGAAGAAAGCGATCTTCCAAAGATTTGCACTCCCTAAGGTATTAAAACGTATGGGATTAAAAGATAATGAATGTATTATGACAGATGAGGCCTTAGATGCTGTCATTGAGATGTATTCTGAAACCACAGGAATCAGAGATCTGGAACAAGCCGCAGAACATATTGCAGCCAATGCATTATATCAGATTGAAGTCCATCATATGAATAGTGTAACATTTGATGGTGCAATGGTAAGAAATCTGCTTTTATAA
- a CDS encoding heavy metal translocating P-type ATPase, protein MEQYQVTGMSCAACSARVEKAVSSVEGVTSCSVSLLTNSMGVEGTADSSVIIKAVEDAGYGAKKKGVQTQSNSSDADLLKDRETPVLKKRLITSLCFLIPLMYLSMGHMMWNWPIPKILDGNHVAMGLIQLLFTTIIMVINQKFFISGFKSLFHKAPNMDTLVALGSAASYVYSVYILFAMTDAQMHQNMDAVMKYMHEFYFESAAMILTLITVGKMLEARSKGKTTDALKSLMKLAPKTAVVIRNEQEIEVGIEQVHQGDIFVVKPGENIPVDGIIIEGNSALNESALTGESIPVDKKEGDTVSAATLNTSGYLKCEATRVGEDTTLSQIIQMVSDAAATKAPIAKVADKVSGIFVPTVICIAIATMIIWLLVGQSFGFALARGISVLVISCPCALGLATPVAIMVGNGMGAKHGIMFKTAVSLEETGKTQIIALDKTGTITSGKPEVTDMVPVEGISEEELLSIAYALEKKSEHPLAHAILQKAEEAQIHDNLEIKNFLAIAGNGLSGKIDKETVYGGNQRFIEKYAKIPLSMIKKSEELANQGKTPLFFACDEQLIGIIAVADVIKEDSPQAVKELQNMGIRVVMLTGDNERTAKAIGKQAGVDHVIAGVLPEGKESVIRDLKEKGKVAMVGDGINDAPALTRADMGIAIGAGTDIAIAAADVVLMKSRLSDVPAAIRLSRATLKNIHENLFWAFIYNIIGIPLAAGAWYMLLGWKLNPMFGAAAMSLSSFCVVTNALRLNLFKMHDASKDQKIKNSVVLEEIQVQNITKQEEKTMKKTMKIEGMMCGHCEAAVKKALESLEGVEEAIVSHEEGTAVVSMTNEVSDDVLTQTVEDKDYKVTGIE, encoded by the coding sequence ATGGAACAATATCAAGTGACTGGCATGAGCTGTGCTGCTTGCAGTGCACGCGTGGAGAAAGCGGTTTCCAGTGTAGAAGGAGTCACATCCTGCTCTGTAAGTCTGCTGACAAACTCAATGGGTGTCGAAGGAACTGCAGATTCATCTGTGATCATCAAAGCTGTGGAAGATGCTGGATACGGAGCAAAGAAGAAGGGCGTGCAAACGCAGAGTAATTCTTCAGATGCAGATTTATTAAAAGATAGAGAAACTCCTGTCTTGAAGAAACGACTGATCACATCGTTATGTTTTTTGATTCCTTTGATGTATCTGTCAATGGGACATATGATGTGGAATTGGCCAATTCCTAAGATTTTAGATGGAAACCATGTAGCAATGGGTCTGATCCAGTTGTTATTTACAACAATCATCATGGTGATCAACCAGAAATTCTTTATTAGTGGATTTAAGAGCTTATTCCATAAAGCACCGAATATGGATACTCTGGTTGCTTTAGGATCAGCAGCTTCTTATGTATACAGTGTTTATATCCTATTTGCAATGACAGATGCTCAGATGCATCAAAACATGGATGCGGTTATGAAATACATGCATGAATTCTACTTTGAATCTGCCGCTATGATCCTGACATTGATCACAGTTGGTAAGATGCTAGAAGCAAGATCCAAAGGAAAAACGACAGATGCTTTAAAGAGTCTTATGAAATTAGCACCAAAGACGGCAGTTGTGATCCGTAATGAACAGGAAATAGAAGTTGGGATCGAACAGGTACATCAAGGAGATATCTTCGTTGTAAAACCTGGAGAAAATATACCGGTAGATGGTATCATCATAGAAGGAAACAGTGCTTTAAATGAATCTGCTTTAACAGGAGAAAGTATCCCTGTGGATAAAAAAGAAGGAGATACCGTATCTGCTGCAACATTAAATACATCTGGTTATCTAAAATGTGAAGCTACAAGAGTTGGCGAAGACACAACTCTTTCTCAGATCATTCAGATGGTCAGTGATGCGGCAGCAACCAAAGCACCGATTGCAAAGGTTGCAGATAAAGTATCCGGGATTTTTGTCCCAACTGTTATTTGTATTGCGATCGCAACAATGATCATCTGGCTACTTGTCGGACAAAGTTTTGGATTTGCACTTGCCAGAGGCATTTCTGTATTAGTTATCAGCTGCCCTTGTGCTTTAGGACTTGCAACACCTGTAGCGATCATGGTTGGAAATGGAATGGGCGCAAAGCATGGAATCATGTTTAAGACAGCCGTATCCTTAGAAGAGACAGGAAAAACACAGATCATAGCTTTAGATAAAACAGGAACGATCACGAGTGGAAAACCAGAGGTTACAGATATGGTACCGGTAGAAGGTATCAGCGAAGAAGAATTACTTTCCATTGCATATGCATTAGAAAAGAAGAGTGAACATCCGCTTGCTCATGCAATTTTACAAAAAGCAGAAGAGGCGCAGATTCATGACAATCTTGAAATTAAAAACTTTTTGGCTATTGCTGGAAATGGGCTTTCTGGAAAGATTGATAAAGAGACGGTCTATGGTGGAAACCAGAGATTTATTGAGAAATATGCAAAAATTCCATTATCTATGATCAAAAAATCAGAAGAACTTGCTAATCAGGGAAAAACACCATTATTCTTTGCGTGTGATGAACAACTGATTGGTATCATTGCTGTTGCGGACGTTATCAAAGAAGACAGCCCTCAGGCAGTCAAAGAACTTCAGAACATGGGAATCCGTGTGGTTATGTTAACAGGAGATAATGAACGTACCGCAAAAGCAATCGGTAAACAAGCTGGTGTTGATCATGTGATCGCAGGTGTTCTTCCAGAAGGAAAAGAAAGTGTCATTCGTGACTTGAAAGAAAAAGGAAAAGTTGCAATGGTTGGTGACGGAATCAATGATGCACCAGCGCTTACAAGAGCTGATATGGGAATTGCGATCGGTGCAGGTACAGATATCGCAATTGCTGCTGCGGACGTTGTTTTAATGAAAAGCCGTTTGAGTGATGTACCTGCAGCAATCCGTTTGAGTCGTGCGACACTGAAGAACATTCATGAAAATTTATTTTGGGCATTTATTTATAACATCATCGGAATTCCATTGGCTGCGGGAGCCTGGTATATGTTACTTGGGTGGAAACTAAATCCAATGTTTGGAGCTGCAGCAATGAGTTTATCAAGTTTCTGTGTTGTTACCAATGCATTACGATTAAATCTCTTTAAAATGCATGATGCCAGCAAAGACCAGAAGATCAAAAACAGTGTAGTACTTGAAGAAATTCAGGTTCAAAATATAACAAAACAGGAGGAAAAAACAATGAAGAAAACAATGAAGATTGAAGGAATGATGTGTGGACACTGCGAGGCTGCTGTAAAGAAAGCCTTAGAATCTTTAGAGGGTGTAGAAGAAGCAATTGTAAGTCATGAAGAAGGAACAGCAGTTGTTTCTATGACAAATGAAGTGTCAGATGACGTCTTAACACAGACAGTGGAAGATAAAGATTACAAAGTGACAGGAATTGAGTAA
- the thrS gene encoding threonine--tRNA ligase, which produces MKITLKDGSVKEYENNMSVIDIAKDISEGLARVACAGEVDGEVVDLRTVIDKDCELNILTFDSDEGKHAFRHTASHILAQAVKRLYPETKLAIGPSIDNGFYYDMEKDTPFTQEDLEKIEKEMKKIVKENLEITSFTKPRDEAIAFMKERNEPYKVELIEDLPEDSVISFYQQGEFVDLCAGPHLMTTKLVKAFKLTSIAGAYWRGDEHNQMLTRIYGTAFTKKAELDAYLTMMEEARKRDHRKLGKELGLFMMREEGPGFPFFLPKGMVLKNTLLDYWREIHQKAGYVEISTPIMLSRHLWETSGHWDHYKENMYTTVIDDQDFAIKPMNCPGGVLVYDSEPRSYRDLPLRMGELGLVHRHEKSGQLHGLMRVRCFTQDDAHIFMTPDQIKDEIKGVAGLIDQVYNLFGFKYHVELSTRPDDSMGSDEDWELATDSLRAALDDLGLDYVVNEGDGAFYGPKIDFHLEDSIGRTWQCGTIQLDFQLPLRFDLHYTGADGEKHRPIMIHRVAFGSIERFIGILIEHFAGAFPTWLAPVQVEVIPISDKHLDYANKVLDTLKVAGIRADIDTRAEKMGYKIREAQLQKIPYMLVVGGKEEENEAVSVRSRFKGDEGQMKLDDFLAAIKEEIANRENRKVEKED; this is translated from the coding sequence ATGAAGATTACATTAAAAGATGGATCTGTAAAAGAGTATGAAAACAATATGTCTGTCATTGATATTGCAAAAGATATCAGTGAAGGACTGGCAAGAGTTGCCTGTGCGGGTGAGGTTGATGGAGAAGTTGTTGACCTTAGAACTGTCATTGACAAAGACTGCGAATTAAATATCTTAACATTTGATTCTGATGAAGGAAAACACGCATTCCGTCATACAGCATCCCATATTTTAGCTCAGGCAGTAAAACGTTTATATCCAGAAACAAAACTTGCGATCGGACCTTCTATCGACAATGGTTTTTACTATGATATGGAGAAAGATACTCCATTTACACAGGAAGACCTTGAGAAGATTGAAAAAGAAATGAAGAAGATCGTCAAAGAAAATCTTGAAATCACAAGCTTTACAAAACCTAGAGATGAAGCGATTGCATTTATGAAAGAAAGAAACGAACCTTACAAAGTAGAATTGATTGAAGATCTTCCAGAAGATTCTGTGATCAGCTTCTATCAGCAGGGTGAATTTGTTGATCTTTGTGCAGGACCTCACTTAATGACTACAAAACTAGTGAAAGCATTCAAACTTACAAGTATTGCAGGTGCTTACTGGCGTGGAGATGAGCATAATCAGATGCTTACAAGAATCTATGGTACTGCATTTACAAAGAAAGCAGAATTAGATGCATACCTTACAATGATGGAAGAGGCTAGAAAGCGTGACCATCGTAAACTTGGAAAAGAACTTGGTCTGTTTATGATGAGAGAAGAAGGACCTGGATTCCCATTCTTCCTTCCAAAAGGTATGGTTCTTAAAAACACATTATTAGACTACTGGCGTGAAATTCATCAGAAAGCAGGATACGTTGAAATCTCAACACCTATCATGTTAAGTCGTCATTTATGGGAAACATCAGGACATTGGGATCATTACAAAGAAAATATGTATACAACAGTTATTGATGATCAGGATTTTGCAATCAAACCTATGAACTGCCCAGGTGGAGTTCTTGTTTATGATTCTGAACCACGTTCATATAGAGATCTTCCATTAAGAATGGGAGAATTAGGTTTAGTACATCGTCATGAAAAATCTGGTCAGTTACATGGATTAATGCGTGTTCGTTGTTTTACACAGGATGATGCACATATCTTTATGACACCAGATCAGATCAAAGATGAGATCAAAGGTGTTGCAGGATTGATCGATCAGGTTTACAATTTATTTGGATTTAAGTATCATGTAGAACTTTCTACTCGTCCAGATGACAGCATGGGAAGTGACGAAGATTGGGAACTTGCAACAGATTCTCTTCGTGCAGCTTTAGATGATCTTGGACTTGATTATGTGGTAAATGAAGGAGACGGAGCATTCTATGGACCTAAGATTGATTTCCACTTAGAGGATTCTATCGGAAGAACATGGCAGTGTGGAACAATCCAGCTTGACTTCCAGCTCCCATTACGTTTTGACCTTCACTACACAGGAGCAGATGGAGAGAAACATCGTCCAATCATGATCCACCGTGTTGCATTTGGATCTATCGAGCGTTTTATCGGTATTTTGATCGAGCATTTTGCAGGTGCTTTCCCTACATGGTTAGCTCCAGTACAGGTTGAAGTGATTCCTATCTCTGATAAGCATTTAGATTATGCTAATAAAGTACTTGATACATTAAAGGTAGCAGGAATCCGTGCAGACATCGATACAAGAGCTGAGAAAATGGGATACAAGATCCGTGAAGCGCAGCTTCAGAAGATTCCATATATGTTAGTTGTTGGTGGAAAAGAAGAAGAAAACGAAGCTGTATCAGTAAGAAGCCGATTCAAAGGTGATGAAGGACAGATGAAGTTAGATGACTTCCTAGCTGCAATCAAAGAAGAGATTGCTAATAGAGAAAACCGTAAGGTTGAAAAAGAAGATTAA
- a CDS encoding type II toxin-antitoxin system Phd/YefM family antitoxin: protein MITTTATDIQNNFGKYLKAVQEGNEIIILKKGKEVARLISKDTGISFLTDSLTGILKKDYNEKDIRAERIAEKYENID, encoded by the coding sequence ATGATTACAACAACAGCAACTGATATTCAAAATAACTTTGGTAAATATTTAAAAGCTGTCCAAGAAGGTAATGAAATTATTATTTTAAAGAAAGGAAAAGAAGTCGCCAGATTAATTTCAAAAGACACAGGTATTTCTTTCTTGACTGATTCTTTAACTGGAATTCTAAAAAAAGATTATAACGAAAAGGATATCCGCGCAGAAAGGATTGCAGAAAAATATGAAAATATTGATTGA